From the genome of Dickeya aquatica, one region includes:
- a CDS encoding electron transport complex subunit E: protein MSQTKELIIQGLWKNNSALVQLLGLCPLLAITSTATNALGLGWATTLVLACTNFAVSALRRWVPGEIRIPIYVMLIASVVTIVQMLINAYAYGLYQSLGIFIPLIVTNCIVIGRAEAFASKNPVLPSTLDGLFMGLGATSALFVLGAMREILGNGTLFDGADLLLGSWARVLRVEIIQMDSPFLLMILPPGAFIGLGLLLAIKHLIDERLRQRRTRTVRTALPYSPHSAVQPHE, encoded by the coding sequence ATGAGTCAGACCAAAGAACTGATAATACAAGGATTGTGGAAAAACAACTCGGCGCTGGTGCAGTTGCTGGGCCTGTGTCCATTACTGGCGATCACCTCCACGGCAACCAACGCGCTCGGGTTGGGCTGGGCTACCACCCTGGTGTTAGCCTGCACCAACTTTGCCGTCTCGGCACTGCGCCGCTGGGTGCCCGGGGAAATCCGCATTCCGATTTACGTCATGCTGATAGCATCCGTGGTCACTATCGTACAGATGTTGATCAACGCCTATGCCTATGGCCTCTATCAATCACTGGGGATTTTTATTCCACTGATTGTGACAAACTGTATTGTGATTGGCCGGGCGGAAGCTTTCGCCTCAAAGAACCCGGTTCTGCCCTCCACACTGGATGGCCTGTTTATGGGGTTAGGTGCCACCAGCGCGCTGTTTGTGCTCGGTGCCATGCGAGAGATACTGGGTAACGGCACGCTGTTTGATGGAGCCGACCTGCTGCTGGGCAGTTGGGCACGCGTGCTGCGCGTTGAAATCATCCAGATGGATTCCCCTTTCCTCTTGATGATCCTGCCACCGGGCGCATTTATCGGGCTTGGCCTGCTGCTGGCGATAAAACATCTTATTGATGAACGGCTCAGGCAGCGGCGTACCCGTACTGTGCGCACCGCCTTACCCTATTCGCCTCACTCTGCGGTGCAGCCTCATGAATAA
- the nth gene encoding endonuclease III gives MNKEKRTAILRRLRENNPHPTTELVFSSPFELLISVLLSAQATDVSVNKATARLYPVANTPETLLALGVEGVKSYIKTIAFLTAKRENIIKTCRILLDKHQGCVPEDRAALEALPGVGRKTANVVLNTAFGWPTIAVDTHIFRVCNRTGFAPGKTVEQVEEKLLKSVPAEFKIDCHHWLILHGRYTCVARKPRCGACLIEDLCEFKEKVDI, from the coding sequence ATGAATAAAGAAAAGCGTACCGCTATTTTACGCCGCCTGCGGGAAAACAACCCACACCCGACGACAGAGCTGGTGTTCAGTTCACCATTTGAGTTACTGATTTCGGTGCTGCTCTCTGCACAGGCAACCGATGTCAGCGTCAATAAAGCCACCGCCAGGCTTTATCCTGTCGCTAACACCCCCGAGACTCTGCTGGCTCTGGGCGTTGAAGGCGTTAAAAGTTATATCAAAACCATCGCCTTTTTAACAGCAAAGCGGGAAAACATCATCAAGACGTGTCGGATCCTGCTCGATAAACATCAGGGATGTGTACCGGAAGATCGTGCCGCGCTGGAAGCGTTACCGGGCGTCGGGCGTAAAACAGCCAATGTGGTGCTCAATACCGCCTTCGGTTGGCCGACTATCGCCGTCGATACCCATATTTTCCGCGTCTGTAATCGCACCGGCTTTGCACCCGGTAAAACGGTAGAACAGGTGGAGGAGAAACTGCTGAAATCGGTGCCGGCCGAATTTAAAATTGACTGCCACCACTGGCTCATTCTGCATGGTCGCTACACCTGTGTTGCCCGTAAACCACGCTGCGGAGCCTGCCTGATTGAAGACCTGTGCGAGTTCAAAGAAAAGGTAGATATTTAA